The Sphaerospermopsis torques-reginae ITEP-024 genome has a window encoding:
- a CDS encoding DUF4327 family protein has product MTQQVIHPMVKLQRNVQSLVESNIIKPSDSIWKIAFLYGNDWQHWKQELLDFGFSMQDPIGDLLAVETWDED; this is encoded by the coding sequence ATGACTCAGCAAGTGATTCACCCTATGGTGAAATTGCAGCGCAATGTGCAATCACTCGTAGAATCCAATATTATTAAGCCAAGCGATAGCATCTGGAAAATTGCCTTCCTCTACGGCAATGACTGGCAACACTGGAAACAAGAACTGCTAGACTTTGGCTTTAGTATGCAAGATCCCATTGGTGATCTATTAGCAGTAGAAACTTGGGACGAAGATTAG